The following proteins are co-located in the Castanea sativa cultivar Marrone di Chiusa Pesio chromosome 8, ASM4071231v1 genome:
- the LOC142606457 gene encoding uncharacterized protein LOC142606457, translated as MYLSAPPLLSPSMPGEELFLYLAVSSAAAVQLSLEKKERTTARTPTGETPFQLAYGSEALIPVEVGLTRYRVENYDKSKNDEALRLQLDLVDEVRAAAAQRLARYQDLMAKHYNSKVRHRDFQVGDLVLRIVLGATKDVSQGKLGPNWEGP; from the exons atGTATCTCTCCGCTCCACCGTTGCTCAGCCCATCTATGCcgggggaagaattgttcctgtaccttgccgttTCCTCAGCCGCGGCAGTGCAgctctcattagagaagaaggaaag gacaacggcGAGAACACCGACAGGGGAAACACCGTTTCAATTGGCTTATGGTAGTGAGGCTCTCATACCGGTAGAGGTAGGGTTAACAAGATACCGCGTGGAGAATTACGATAAGAGCAAGAATGACGAAGCTTTGCGTTTACAGCTTGACCTTGTGGACGAAGTCAGGGCTGCAGCTGCACAGAGATTAGCGCGATACCAAGACCTGATggcaaagcattacaactccaaggttagGCACAGGGATTTCCAGGTGGGAGATCTAGTCCTAAGAATAGTACTCGGCGCAACAAAGGATGTCTCCCAAGGAaaactgggtcctaactgggaaggaccataa